The following proteins are co-located in the Dehalococcoidia bacterium genome:
- a CDS encoding MaoC family dehydratase N-terminal domain-containing protein, with protein MADPKVVFSEQALAEVRALIGKPLRLGPQFNELASADAICHFAYGYGDTNPLWNDVAYARKTRWGAIIAPPTFLSSCIGSMSPSVGFPGAHALWAEDEWTWRQQVREGDRIRTELYFEDCQRIHQQFADPMYAQVAKFVFHNQNKDLVAEEFRRTFRFVRHMETKQEGEEQSERDRYGSIAPWKYTDEEINRIYADYDKEVVRGATPRYFEDVQVGEAMPHVVKGPLTLTDILAWKIGSGFPPFVRAHKMRVEYERRHPTTAVKNEYGIPDIPERVHWETELSRLNGIPVPFDYGHQRVSWLVQVATNWMGDDGFLRSAKLRLRRPNVLTDTCWCRGKVVSKKVDGKDGLVQCDLWAENQRDWITATAQATIVLPRRSA; from the coding sequence ATGGCTGATCCAAAGGTTGTATTCAGTGAACAGGCTCTCGCCGAGGTCCGGGCCCTCATCGGGAAGCCCCTGCGCCTCGGCCCGCAGTTCAACGAACTGGCCTCCGCGGACGCCATCTGCCACTTCGCGTACGGATACGGGGACACGAACCCGCTCTGGAACGACGTGGCGTACGCGCGCAAGACCCGCTGGGGCGCCATCATCGCTCCGCCCACGTTCCTATCAAGCTGCATCGGCAGCATGTCCCCCTCGGTCGGCTTTCCGGGCGCGCACGCGCTCTGGGCGGAGGACGAGTGGACGTGGCGCCAACAGGTGCGCGAGGGAGACCGCATCCGCACGGAGCTTTACTTCGAGGACTGCCAGCGCATCCACCAGCAGTTCGCCGACCCCATGTACGCGCAGGTCGCCAAGTTCGTCTTCCACAACCAGAACAAGGACCTGGTGGCGGAGGAGTTCAGGCGGACGTTCCGCTTCGTCCGCCACATGGAGACGAAGCAGGAGGGCGAGGAGCAGAGCGAGCGCGACCGCTACGGGTCTATCGCGCCCTGGAAGTACACGGACGAGGAGATCAATCGCATCTACGCCGACTACGACAAGGAGGTCGTCCGCGGCGCCACTCCGCGCTACTTCGAAGACGTGCAGGTGGGGGAGGCGATGCCGCACGTTGTCAAGGGGCCGCTCACGCTGACGGACATCCTCGCATGGAAGATCGGCAGCGGCTTCCCTCCGTTCGTCCGGGCGCATAAAATGCGCGTGGAGTACGAGCGACGCCACCCCACGACGGCGGTCAAGAACGAGTACGGCATCCCGGATATTCCGGAGCGCGTCCATTGGGAAACGGAGCTTTCCCGGTTGAACGGCATTCCCGTGCCCTTCGACTACGGGCATCAGCGGGTCTCGTGGCTGGTGCAGGTGGCCACCAACTGGATGGGCGATGACGGCTTTCTGCGCAGCGCCAAGCTGCGCCTGCGGAGGCCGAACGTCCTGACGGACACCTGCTGGTGCCGGGGAAAGGTCGTGAGCAAGAAGGTTGACGGTAAGGACGGTCTGGTCCAGTGCGACCTGTGGGCGGAGAACCAGCGGGACTGGATCACCGCCACCGCCCAGGCCACGATAGTCCTGCCGCGGCGTTCGGCATAG
- a CDS encoding SDR family NAD(P)-dependent oxidoreductase, with the protein MNTGLRGKSVLVTGSAAGIGKATLFAFAEEGARVASVDIDEAGAKLAVEEARRRGAERAMAVRADISKLDDARRACAAVAEQLGGLDVLVNLAAAWRNGRFMDLQPEDWQFTVNMVLVSTMTFCRAGLEQMLPRKKGVIINVGSDAGRVGEPGMSLYSASKGGVITFSKALAKEVASQGIRVNVVCPGFTPVERHERLLQQWRDAGDMEKVRHEEEWRAKAVRNYPLRRFGTPEDTAYTIVYMASERASYITGQTLSVNGGYSML; encoded by the coding sequence GTGAACACGGGACTCAGAGGAAAGTCAGTGCTGGTGACAGGCTCGGCGGCCGGCATAGGCAAGGCGACGCTCTTTGCCTTTGCCGAAGAGGGCGCACGAGTCGCGTCCGTTGACATCGACGAAGCGGGCGCGAAGCTGGCGGTGGAAGAGGCGCGTCGCCGGGGGGCCGAACGGGCCATGGCAGTGCGCGCTGATATTTCCAAGCTGGACGACGCCCGTCGCGCCTGCGCCGCCGTCGCGGAGCAGCTCGGCGGTCTGGACGTGCTGGTCAACCTGGCCGCCGCCTGGCGCAACGGCAGGTTCATGGACCTGCAGCCGGAGGACTGGCAGTTCACGGTCAACATGGTGCTTGTGTCCACCATGACCTTCTGTCGCGCGGGGCTTGAGCAGATGCTCCCCCGCAAGAAGGGAGTCATCATCAACGTGGGCTCCGACGCCGGGCGCGTGGGTGAGCCGGGAATGTCCCTCTACTCCGCGTCCAAGGGGGGCGTCATCACGTTCAGCAAGGCGCTGGCGAAGGAGGTAGCCTCCCAGGGCATCCGCGTGAACGTCGTGTGCCCCGGCTTCACGCCGGTGGAGCGCCACGAGCGTCTGCTGCAGCAGTGGCGCGACGCGGGCGACATGGAGAAGGTGCGCCACGAAGAGGAATGGCGGGCGAAGGCGGTCAGGAACTACCCACTGCGAAGGTTCGGGACGCCGGAGGACACCGCATACACTATCGTGTACATGGCGTCGGAGCGGGCCAGTTATATCACGGGCCAGACGCTGAGCGTGAACGGCGGCTACAGCATGCTTTAG